The Mycolicibacterium smegmatis genome has a window encoding:
- a CDS encoding phosphotransferase: protein MLSTVRRIPPALALAAHIGHGVQRVAADAALGGLRRFPRRISDLDAGCLSTIMGRTVRTLSVLGGDAGTSSRARLALSGDGVPETVFVKLPAETAATRLMGELGRLAHTEVRFYQQLAAGLPGVPRAHGSAFDALTGRFVLVLEDLAQEPCEFPDTLHPLDKDRAALTVELLARVHAAFWGRLPERSGRGPLGWLYSASGDDTSLLTGTLLKTSTRRLAERTDIPVADGRFIDENYRAAAQLLDRPPHTVMHGDAHPGNLFFRNGEAGLLDWQAVRRGHPGRELAYTLITSMTTTDRQAAEKDLLDEYRRALAAAGGPRLDADELWERYRLGAVYAYTAPVITAGLGGMQDDGIAVEGARRGVAALADLETVALLKKLL from the coding sequence ATGCTCTCGACGGTCCGTCGCATCCCACCCGCTCTTGCGCTGGCCGCCCACATCGGCCACGGTGTGCAGCGCGTCGCCGCCGACGCCGCGCTCGGCGGACTGCGGCGGTTCCCGCGTCGCATCTCCGATCTCGACGCCGGTTGCCTCAGCACCATCATGGGACGGACGGTACGCACGTTATCAGTACTCGGAGGCGACGCCGGAACGTCGTCACGGGCCCGGCTGGCGCTCTCGGGCGACGGCGTTCCCGAGACGGTGTTCGTCAAGCTGCCCGCCGAGACCGCCGCGACCCGGCTGATGGGTGAGCTCGGCAGGCTCGCGCACACCGAGGTCCGGTTCTACCAGCAGCTCGCGGCGGGCCTGCCCGGCGTCCCCCGCGCCCACGGTTCGGCGTTCGACGCGCTCACGGGGCGCTTCGTGCTGGTGCTCGAGGACCTCGCGCAGGAGCCCTGTGAGTTTCCCGACACGCTGCATCCACTCGACAAGGACCGCGCGGCGCTCACGGTCGAACTGCTCGCCCGTGTGCACGCCGCGTTCTGGGGCCGGCTGCCCGAGCGCAGCGGCCGCGGCCCACTCGGGTGGCTGTATTCGGCGTCCGGGGACGACACCTCGCTGCTGACCGGGACGCTCCTGAAGACCTCGACCCGGCGGCTCGCCGAGCGTACCGACATCCCGGTGGCCGACGGCCGGTTCATCGACGAGAACTACCGTGCGGCCGCACAACTGCTCGACCGTCCGCCGCACACCGTGATGCACGGTGACGCACACCCCGGCAACCTCTTCTTCCGCAACGGCGAGGCGGGCCTGTTGGACTGGCAGGCGGTGCGCCGTGGCCACCCCGGACGCGAGCTCGCGTATACGCTGATCACCAGCATGACGACCACCGACCGGCAAGCCGCGGAGAAAGACCTCCTCGACGAGTACCGTCGCGCGCTGGCCGCGGCAGGCGGCCCCAGGCTGGACGCCGACGAGTTGTGGGAGCGCTACCGCCTCGGCGCGGTCTATGCGTACACCGCGCCGGTCATCACCGCGGGGCTGGGCGGCATGCAGGACGACGGCATCGCGGTGGAGGGGGCTCGGCGCGGCGTCGCGGCGCTGGCGGACCTGGAAACCGTGGCTTTACTCAAGAAACTCTTGTGA